The proteins below come from a single Candidatus Planktophila dulcis genomic window:
- a CDS encoding DedA family protein has product MELVASFDEQFTALAPFLFYVIIGAIVFIETGLLFGFFLPGDSVLFSAGLVAAAQGDINIAILVLIILAAAFFGDQVGFVIGRVVGRPYLDKHTSPRMRRMIERSERFYEKTGWWAVVAARFFPWIRTFVPPIAGASMMNYYKFLSANIIGAVLWGAGITLAGYYAATLPWVKTSSYAIAAFFICGSIVSGLVNYSRRQR; this is encoded by the coding sequence ATGGAACTCGTTGCATCCTTTGATGAGCAGTTCACCGCTCTTGCTCCCTTTCTTTTCTATGTAATTATCGGTGCCATTGTTTTCATTGAAACTGGACTTCTCTTTGGCTTCTTCCTACCCGGTGATTCAGTCCTCTTTAGCGCTGGTTTAGTAGCTGCAGCTCAAGGCGATATCAATATCGCAATATTGGTACTAATCATCTTGGCTGCTGCATTCTTTGGTGATCAAGTTGGCTTTGTCATCGGCCGCGTTGTCGGTCGTCCTTACCTTGATAAGCACACATCACCTCGCATGCGCAGAATGATTGAGCGCTCTGAACGCTTCTATGAGAAAACTGGATGGTGGGCAGTCGTTGCTGCACGCTTCTTCCCGTGGATTCGCACCTTTGTTCCGCCTATTGCAGGTGCATCAATGATGAATTACTACAAATTCCTATCAGCCAACATAATCGGTGCTGTGCTGTGGGGAGCTGGAATTACCTTGGCTGGTTACTACGCTGCAACACTGCCGTGGGTTAAGACTTCCTCTTATGCAATAGCCGCATTCTTTATTTGTGGGTCAATCGTTTCCGGCCTTGTGAATTATTCACGCCGCCAACGATAA
- a CDS encoding kynureninase, whose protein sequence is MKVTDRAYALELDKNDPLAPYRSKFVITDPNLCYLDGNSLGRLPHATVKAVSDFVSHEWGNEVVTGWSHWIDEAQVAGDLLGRAALGAAAGQVLVCDTTSVNFYQLCLAAIKARPGRKTVITDAANFPTDRYILAGIAEQLGLNLVIIDNEDPVVAENELITAELLEKYMSEDVALVTLEVIQYRSGARSDIESITDLARSYGAFVLWDASHATGAIEMNFDEHGVDLAIGCTYKYGNSGPGSPAWLYVSKRVQKELQVPIQGWFGNEDQFGMGPEFEKAKGIRGFQIASPSIIGIRGVQIAFEMIAEAGIDVIASKAAIGTQMMIDLYDEWLEPLGYTLLTSRNPKERGGHISIGHPDAAKICVALRKFANVIPDFRTPSAIRLAISPLPTSYVEVWDGFQRIRDLTESRQYEEIQGSDSRVT, encoded by the coding sequence ATGAAGGTCACTGACCGCGCATATGCGTTAGAGCTCGATAAGAATGACCCTCTTGCTCCCTATCGCAGCAAATTTGTTATTACCGACCCCAATCTCTGTTATCTCGATGGGAATTCACTCGGTCGCCTGCCCCATGCAACTGTGAAAGCTGTCAGCGACTTCGTCTCCCACGAATGGGGCAATGAAGTTGTAACAGGGTGGAGCCACTGGATTGATGAGGCACAAGTTGCAGGAGATCTCTTAGGTCGGGCAGCTCTCGGTGCAGCAGCCGGTCAAGTACTTGTCTGTGACACAACATCGGTCAACTTCTATCAACTCTGTCTTGCAGCAATTAAGGCACGCCCTGGGCGAAAGACAGTTATCACCGACGCTGCAAACTTTCCCACCGATCGATACATCCTTGCTGGTATTGCAGAGCAACTTGGCCTCAACCTTGTCATTATTGATAATGAAGACCCAGTAGTTGCTGAGAATGAATTAATCACAGCAGAACTTCTTGAGAAATATATGTCTGAAGATGTTGCCCTCGTAACTCTTGAGGTAATTCAATATCGATCAGGTGCTCGTTCAGATATTGAATCCATTACAGATCTAGCACGCTCCTACGGTGCATTTGTTCTTTGGGATGCAAGCCATGCAACAGGTGCCATTGAGATGAACTTTGACGAGCACGGCGTAGACCTCGCAATTGGTTGCACCTATAAATATGGAAATTCAGGTCCAGGTTCACCTGCCTGGCTCTATGTGAGTAAGCGCGTGCAGAAGGAGCTTCAGGTTCCTATCCAAGGATGGTTCGGGAATGAAGATCAATTTGGAATGGGTCCTGAATTTGAGAAGGCGAAAGGCATACGAGGATTTCAGATTGCTAGCCCATCGATTATTGGAATTCGCGGTGTGCAGATCGCTTTTGAGATGATTGCTGAAGCAGGAATAGATGTCATTGCATCAAAGGCAGCAATTGGAACACAGATGATGATCGATCTCTATGACGAGTGGCTTGAACCCCTTGGTTACACGCTTCTAACATCACGTAATCCCAAAGAGCGTGGTGGGCATATCTCTATCGGCCATCCAGATGCTGCAAAAATCTGCGTTGCACTTCGTAAATTTGCCAACGTCATTCCAGATTTCCGCACACCGAGTGCTATCCGCTTAGCTATATCTCCCCTTCCAACTTCATATGTTGAAGTCTGGGATGGTTTCCAGCGCATCCGCGATCTCACTGAGAGCCGTCAATACGAAGAGATCCAAGGATCGGATTCACGAGTCACATGA
- a CDS encoding tryptophan 2,3-dioxygenase, with product MSDNYESALTYTSYLAVDDLLKLQKPLSDGPEHDEMLFIIIHQTYELWFKQLIHEFQQAQRALESGDTHYALSILGRIRTIMKVCVAQVDILETMTPLQFNAFRGYLSSSSGFQSAQFRKVEAILGRRDSRMAGHLPPDIQAEIKEITSGNSIWDSFLDYLTKRGYSLPADVVGRNKEVAYESNAAVQDVLLTVHQTDPESAMVSERLVDIDEGIQEWRYRHVKMVERTIGHKMGTGGSSGVEYLASTLFNPVFKDLWEIRSRF from the coding sequence ATGAGCGATAACTATGAATCAGCACTGACATACACTTCTTATTTAGCAGTTGATGATCTACTCAAACTTCAGAAGCCTCTCTCTGATGGACCTGAGCATGATGAGATGCTCTTTATCATCATCCACCAAACATATGAACTCTGGTTTAAGCAACTCATCCATGAATTCCAACAGGCGCAGCGCGCACTTGAATCTGGCGATACGCACTACGCCCTCTCTATTCTCGGACGTATTCGCACCATCATGAAGGTCTGTGTTGCTCAAGTTGATATCTTGGAGACGATGACGCCACTGCAATTCAATGCCTTCCGCGGTTATCTCTCATCTTCTAGCGGTTTTCAATCAGCACAATTTAGAAAGGTGGAGGCAATTCTTGGCCGCCGCGATAGTCGCATGGCTGGCCACCTACCTCCTGATATCCAGGCAGAGATTAAAGAGATTACTTCTGGTAATTCAATTTGGGATTCTTTCTTGGATTACCTCACTAAACGTGGGTATTCACTACCTGCCGATGTTGTGGGGCGCAACAAGGAAGTTGCTTACGAATCTAATGCAGCTGTGCAAGATGTTCTACTGACAGTGCATCAAACAGATCCCGAGAGTGCGATGGTCTCTGAGCGCCTTGTTGATATCGATGAAGGTATTCAAGAGTGGCGCTATCGCCATGTGAAGATGGTTGAGCGCACGATTGGCCACAAGATGGGAACTGGTGGATCAAGCGGAGTGGAATACCTTGCAAGCACGCTCTTTAACCCAGTCTTTAAAGACTTATGGGAGATTCGCTCTCGCTTCTAA
- a CDS encoding nitroreductase family protein has translation MKAETSVPVHEIIATRRSPRSFNETASINNEDLTAILEAARWAASAFNGQPWRFFVGKRGDEVFSQILSSLGDFNKSWAKNSSSLILVAGKTVRGDGSIHADYQYDCGLAVAQLVIEAHHRGLIAHQMTGFDKAVAQEVLSIAPELIPVVVIAVGTQDAPEKLAGPLLERETAKRERLALSELVIKGLPA, from the coding sequence ATGAAAGCAGAGACTTCAGTTCCCGTTCACGAAATCATCGCAACCCGTCGCAGCCCTCGTTCATTTAACGAAACTGCGTCAATCAACAACGAAGATCTCACAGCGATCCTCGAAGCAGCACGTTGGGCAGCTTCTGCATTTAATGGACAGCCATGGCGCTTCTTTGTGGGAAAGCGTGGCGATGAAGTCTTCTCTCAGATTCTCTCTTCACTCGGTGATTTCAATAAGTCATGGGCTAAGAACTCTTCATCTCTGATTTTGGTGGCAGGAAAGACAGTTCGCGGCGATGGTTCTATCCATGCTGATTACCAATATGACTGCGGTCTGGCAGTTGCTCAGCTTGTTATTGAAGCCCACCACCGCGGATTAATTGCCCACCAGATGACTGGATTTGATAAGGCAGTGGCACAAGAAGTGCTCTCCATTGCCCCAGAACTCATTCCTGTTGTTGTGATTGCAGTCGGAACACAGGATGCACCTGAAAAACTTGCAGGACCACTTCTTGAAAGAGAAACTGCAAAGCGCGAACGTCTTGCTCTATCAGAGCTAGTGATTAAAGGGCTGCCTGCTTAG
- the upp gene encoding uracil phosphoribosyltransferase, giving the protein MKVHVANHPLISHKLTVLRDERTDSPTFRLLVEELVTLLAYEATREVRTKTVNIKTPVTSTTGLVMAEPRPVVVPILRAGLGMLEGMTKLLPTAQVGFLGMVRNEETLKATTYANRLPENLSGRQCFILDPMLATGGTLVMAINYLIERGADEITAICLLAAPEGIKVLEDEFKNAGIPITLVTGSLDEKLNEKGYIVPGLGDAGDRLYGVV; this is encoded by the coding sequence ATGAAAGTTCACGTTGCAAATCACCCACTGATCTCTCACAAACTTACTGTTTTACGTGATGAAAGAACGGATTCTCCGACCTTCCGACTTCTCGTCGAAGAGCTCGTGACACTGCTTGCATACGAGGCAACCCGCGAAGTGCGTACCAAGACTGTGAACATCAAGACTCCCGTGACTTCGACAACAGGATTAGTTATGGCTGAACCGCGACCAGTCGTCGTTCCCATCTTGCGTGCAGGACTTGGAATGTTAGAGGGAATGACAAAGTTGCTCCCGACAGCTCAAGTTGGATTCTTAGGAATGGTTCGTAACGAAGAAACACTTAAGGCAACCACATATGCCAATCGACTTCCTGAAAATCTCTCTGGTCGTCAATGCTTTATTCTCGATCCGATGCTCGCAACCGGCGGCACTTTGGTCATGGCCATTAATTACTTGATTGAACGTGGCGCCGATGAGATCACAGCGATCTGTTTGCTTGCAGCTCCTGAAGGAATCAAAGTTCTCGAAGATGAATTTAAGAATGCTGGGATTCCAATTACTCTGGTGACTGGTTCACTCGATGAGAAACTCAATGAAAAGGGTTATATCGTTCCCGGTCTTGGCGATGCAGGCGATCGTCTCTACGGTGTTGTGTAA
- a CDS encoding NAD-dependent malic enzyme — MASTSPGYGITIRVEGSPELQPVALITTTITNAGATITALDVVESLLEKVVIDVTCDTIDADHAQEIHDALSAHNGLTVRKVSDRTFLLHLGGKIEVTSKVPLKTRDDLSRAYTPGVARISQAIVDDPSDVRRLTMKRNTVAVVTDGSAVLGLGNIGPSAALPVMEGKAALFKRFANVDAWPVCLDTQDVDEIVRTVQLIAPVYGGINLEDISAPRCFEVERRLRELLDIPVFHDDQHGTAIVVLAALRNALKLVKKDMSKVRIIMSGAGAAGTAIARLLVLSGATNIIAFDKDGVISKDSQSEDPMRDWFIENSNKANFKGSVHEALAGADIFIGVSAPNVLKEADIASMAAGSIVFALANPDPEIDPVIARKYAAVVATGRSDHPNQINNVLAFPGIFRGLLDANAHKITDKLLVAAAEAIADCVSPSQLNTSFIVPSVFDPNVVIQVAAAVKKSV, encoded by the coding sequence ATGGCATCAACTTCCCCTGGATACGGAATCACAATCCGTGTTGAAGGTTCTCCTGAGCTCCAACCAGTTGCGCTCATAACAACCACCATTACCAATGCAGGGGCGACTATTACCGCCCTCGACGTCGTTGAATCACTCCTTGAGAAGGTAGTCATTGACGTTACATGCGACACCATTGATGCCGATCACGCTCAAGAAATTCATGATGCACTATCAGCTCACAATGGGCTTACTGTTCGTAAAGTCAGCGATCGAACATTCTTACTCCACCTCGGTGGAAAGATTGAGGTAACTTCCAAAGTTCCTCTAAAGACTCGTGATGACCTCTCTCGCGCATACACACCTGGTGTTGCTCGTATTTCACAAGCAATCGTCGATGATCCATCAGATGTTCGCCGCCTGACAATGAAGCGCAATACGGTGGCTGTTGTTACCGATGGTTCAGCAGTACTAGGCCTAGGAAATATCGGCCCTTCGGCCGCCCTTCCTGTCATGGAAGGAAAAGCTGCACTCTTTAAGCGCTTTGCCAATGTTGATGCATGGCCAGTCTGTCTTGATACACAAGATGTCGATGAAATCGTTCGCACGGTCCAACTCATCGCACCTGTCTATGGCGGCATCAACCTTGAAGATATCTCAGCACCGCGCTGCTTTGAAGTAGAACGTCGCCTGCGCGAACTTCTTGATATCCCTGTCTTCCACGATGATCAACATGGAACTGCCATTGTTGTTCTTGCAGCTCTGCGCAATGCGCTCAAGCTAGTGAAGAAAGATATGTCGAAGGTCAGAATCATCATGAGCGGTGCAGGAGCAGCAGGTACTGCTATTGCTCGCCTTCTGGTCTTAAGTGGTGCCACCAACATCATCGCATTTGATAAAGATGGTGTTATCTCAAAAGATTCTCAATCTGAAGATCCCATGCGTGATTGGTTTATTGAGAACTCAAATAAAGCGAACTTCAAAGGAAGCGTCCACGAAGCGTTGGCAGGAGCTGACATCTTTATTGGTGTGAGCGCACCAAATGTTCTCAAAGAAGCAGATATCGCATCTATGGCTGCAGGTTCCATCGTCTTTGCACTTGCCAACCCAGATCCTGAAATCGATCCAGTTATTGCTCGTAAATATGCTGCAGTTGTTGCAACAGGGCGTAGCGATCACCCAAATCAAATTAACAACGTTCTTGCCTTCCCTGGAATCTTCCGCGGACTACTCGATGCAAACGCTCACAAGATCACAGATAAGTTGCTCGTTGCCGCAGCTGAAGCGATTGCAGATTGCGTGAGCCCATCACAGCTCAACACATCATTTATTGTTCCTAGTGTCTTTGATCCCAATGTAGTAATACAGGTTGCTGCAGCAGTAAAGAAGTCGGTGTAA
- a CDS encoding ABC-F family ATP-binding cassette domain-containing protein yields the protein MARNVVNIEEVSKAFDIRPLLERVSLGVSEGDRIGIVGRNGAGKSTLMKIIAGVEEPDAGRVTKSNASKIGILSQIDSAAPHATVGDVVIAHREKHEWASDPRIREIFTGLFGSFDDHIFDRTFASLSGGEKRRVGLAKLLIDDLDLILLDEPTNHLDVEGVAWLASHLKNRRDLAVLVVTHDRWFLDEVTERTWEVVLGKVEEYDGGYSAFVLAKAERARQSNAMDARRNNLIRKELAWLRRGAPARTTKPKFRVDAANELISAEPAPRDSTELLKFALNRLGNTVFELHHALIKAGDKELIDNLTWNIGPGDRIGIVGINGAGKTTLMRTLAGQLQPAAGKLVTGITVKIAFLTQHLDELDPTWRLLEAVENIATHVEIGKGKTLSASQLCERLGFDRDAQWTPVGDLSGGERRRLQLTRLLMDSPNVLLLDEPTNDFDIETLTELEDLLDSYGGTLIVISHDRYFLERVCDRFWGLLGDKHLRDLPRGVDQYLEQRVASIASAAASGGKFSSTSSAAEKRQLKKDLTRVERQVAKGKERLAELLKEQENEGFNPERLIAIAGEIEKVQSELLTREEEWLEITLALES from the coding sequence GTGGCGCGCAATGTAGTGAATATCGAAGAGGTCTCTAAAGCCTTTGATATCCGCCCACTTCTGGAGCGAGTATCACTCGGTGTTTCAGAAGGCGATCGCATCGGAATTGTTGGACGCAATGGAGCTGGTAAATCCACGCTCATGAAAATTATTGCAGGCGTAGAAGAGCCTGATGCAGGTCGAGTAACAAAGTCGAATGCTTCAAAGATTGGCATTCTCTCTCAAATAGATAGTGCTGCCCCTCATGCAACTGTGGGCGATGTAGTTATCGCCCATCGCGAGAAACATGAATGGGCAAGTGATCCTCGTATCCGTGAAATCTTTACCGGCCTCTTTGGAAGCTTTGATGACCATATCTTTGATCGCACATTTGCATCTCTTTCTGGTGGAGAAAAGCGCCGTGTTGGATTAGCTAAATTACTCATTGACGATCTTGATTTGATTCTGCTGGATGAACCAACAAACCACCTCGATGTTGAAGGCGTTGCCTGGCTTGCATCCCACTTAAAGAACCGAAGAGATTTAGCAGTACTAGTTGTGACGCACGATCGCTGGTTCCTCGATGAAGTAACCGAGCGTACGTGGGAAGTAGTCCTTGGCAAGGTAGAAGAGTATGACGGCGGGTATTCAGCATTTGTTTTAGCTAAGGCAGAGCGAGCTCGCCAATCCAATGCAATGGATGCTCGTCGTAATAACTTGATTCGCAAAGAGCTTGCGTGGCTGCGCCGCGGAGCACCTGCGCGAACAACAAAACCTAAGTTTCGTGTTGATGCAGCCAATGAATTGATTTCAGCAGAGCCAGCACCACGTGATTCAACAGAGCTCTTAAAGTTTGCTCTCAACCGACTTGGTAATACTGTCTTTGAACTTCATCATGCGCTGATCAAAGCTGGCGATAAAGAGCTGATTGATAACCTGACATGGAACATAGGTCCAGGAGATCGCATTGGCATTGTGGGCATTAACGGTGCTGGAAAGACAACTCTGATGCGCACTTTGGCAGGTCAGTTGCAACCAGCAGCAGGCAAGCTTGTTACAGGAATTACCGTCAAGATTGCCTTTCTGACACAGCACCTTGATGAACTTGACCCCACATGGCGCTTACTTGAAGCGGTAGAAAATATTGCAACACATGTGGAGATTGGTAAAGGAAAAACACTTTCAGCATCTCAACTCTGTGAACGCCTTGGCTTTGATCGTGATGCGCAGTGGACACCGGTGGGAGATTTATCAGGTGGAGAACGTCGCCGTCTGCAGCTCACACGATTACTGATGGATTCACCGAACGTATTGCTCCTTGATGAGCCCACCAATGATTTTGATATTGAGACTCTTACAGAGTTAGAAGATTTACTCGACAGCTATGGTGGCACCTTGATTGTGATTTCTCACGATAGATATTTCCTAGAGCGCGTCTGCGATCGATTTTGGGGGTTACTGGGCGATAAACATCTTCGTGATTTGCCGCGCGGTGTGGATCAATATCTTGAACAGCGCGTTGCATCAATTGCATCTGCAGCTGCATCTGGTGGAAAGTTCTCATCCACATCTAGTGCTGCAGAAAAACGTCAATTGAAGAAGGATCTAACGCGCGTTGAGCGACAGGTAGCAAAGGGTAAGGAGCGTCTTGCAGAACTGCTGAAGGAGCAAGAGAACGAAGGCTTCAATCCAGAACGTTTGATTGCAATTGCTGGTGAAATTGAGAAGGTGCAGAGTGAATTACTTACTCGCGAAGAAGAATGGCTAGAGATCACTCTGGCGCTGGAAAGTTAA
- a CDS encoding UDP-N-acetylglucosamine--LPS N-acetylglucosamine transferase, with amino-acid sequence MEKPTIILATSNGVGMGHLARASAIALALKEYANPIIVSMAGGIAEIPEFMGIRCEYIPGRDRMWMSREKWDEYLRDRLLALVDETGARVMSFDGVVPYPGVIAAKVSHPKLALVWVRRGLWQKKPQRFVLGLQSQMMDYIVEPGDFARAYDFGPTAERKDARLTSSVSLFQKDTALSRDEARKVLGLDLNRPAVLVQLGTGDSDVNEKMTAALSGLLGWKDLQVILTKQPLDKDGKSLAPAGLDIRVVRHFPLARVLHAFDASVCATGYNGVHELLPAQVPTVFVSNIRGTDDQEARAQWCHDMGFALRANQADLGDVTATVKKLQDADVRARLSKKCAELPDPTGGAEIAKILYELAVREEPIRPSWLRYNQLRIQEHINRGMRHVAYMGLRRLALLYRFINPHIVVQVTRQEPPIWGSQNTATELHPLIKGEQRFEHLITGASDAYIKRRKEIAEAAYGEKIEVINTKKQ; translated from the coding sequence ATGGAAAAACCAACAATTATTCTTGCGACCAGCAATGGCGTGGGAATGGGACACCTTGCACGTGCAAGTGCAATTGCGTTGGCTCTTAAAGAATATGCAAATCCCATTATTGTTTCGATGGCGGGCGGTATTGCAGAGATTCCAGAATTTATGGGAATTCGTTGTGAATACATCCCAGGTCGTGATCGCATGTGGATGTCTCGTGAAAAATGGGATGAATACTTACGAGATCGTTTACTTGCTCTCGTTGATGAGACGGGCGCTCGCGTCATGTCATTCGATGGTGTTGTTCCTTATCCAGGAGTTATCGCTGCAAAAGTTTCACATCCAAAGTTGGCATTAGTCTGGGTACGACGCGGTTTATGGCAGAAGAAGCCACAACGTTTTGTTTTAGGTTTGCAATCACAGATGATGGATTACATCGTCGAGCCAGGCGACTTTGCTCGTGCATATGACTTTGGGCCAACTGCAGAACGTAAAGATGCGCGGCTTACATCTTCTGTCTCACTCTTTCAAAAAGATACTGCGCTATCGCGCGATGAGGCTCGCAAAGTTCTAGGCCTTGATCTCAACCGCCCAGCAGTTCTTGTTCAACTCGGAACTGGCGATAGCGATGTGAATGAGAAGATGACTGCAGCTCTCTCAGGCTTGCTCGGATGGAAAGATCTGCAAGTCATCCTCACCAAGCAACCACTGGATAAAGATGGAAAGTCTCTTGCACCTGCTGGCCTTGATATCCGCGTCGTGCGCCACTTCCCACTTGCTCGAGTGCTTCACGCCTTCGATGCCAGCGTCTGCGCAACTGGTTACAACGGAGTCCACGAGCTCTTGCCAGCTCAGGTTCCCACAGTCTTTGTCTCCAATATTCGAGGAACAGATGATCAAGAAGCGCGCGCGCAGTGGTGCCATGACATGGGATTTGCCTTGCGCGCTAACCAAGCAGACCTTGGTGATGTCACTGCAACGGTTAAGAAGTTACAAGATGCTGATGTGCGTGCACGATTGAGTAAGAAATGTGCAGAGCTACCTGATCCAACAGGTGGGGCAGAGATTGCAAAGATTTTGTATGAATTAGCTGTGAGAGAAGAACCTATTCGTCCCTCATGGTTACGTTATAACCAGTTGCGCATTCAAGAACACATCAATCGTGGCATGCGCCACGTTGCATATATGGGACTTCGTCGCCTTGCACTCCTCTATCGCTTTATCAACCCACATATTGTTGTGCAGGTGACTCGTCAAGAACCTCCAATATGGGGATCTCAGAACACGGCCACAGAGCTACACCCACTCATTAAAGGTGAACAACGTTTTGAACATCTCATCACTGGTGCATCTGATGCCTATATTAAGCGCCGCAAAGAGATTGCAGAAGCTGCCTATGGCGAAAAGATTGAAGTGATCAATACGAAGAAGCAGTAA
- a CDS encoding DMT family transporter yields MSTKNQRLDFLAAISGVMIALQARANGELSHLIGNGVEAALVSFGSGLIIISIIALFTPSIKEGARNLRGAVARKELPKWTLFAGALGGSFVAVQTHIVPLIGVAIYSVASIAGQTAASLVVDRIGLTGGGKKHITPRRIAAAFFTVFAVFISVYDRIDARNLSLIAVFMGCVAGAIVGVQRAMNGQINEYSHQSFTTSLLNFIMGTTFLVIFLSILVLINSEELVPLPAGPWWIYTGGVIGVIYIAFTSTIVQHLGVLTFTLFSVGGQLVGSLLIDLYSPTYGVQVSMYLVTGIAMTYVGVIVGGVNNSQGRKRLTHK; encoded by the coding sequence ATGTCCACCAAGAATCAGCGCCTAGATTTTCTGGCAGCAATCTCTGGAGTCATGATTGCTCTTCAGGCGCGCGCTAATGGCGAACTTTCACATCTGATTGGAAATGGCGTTGAAGCAGCGCTGGTTTCATTTGGGTCAGGTTTGATAATCATTTCAATCATCGCCCTCTTCACGCCTTCCATTAAAGAAGGTGCTCGTAATTTGCGCGGGGCGGTGGCGCGTAAAGAGCTACCCAAGTGGACTCTCTTTGCAGGCGCTCTCGGGGGCAGCTTCGTTGCTGTGCAGACTCACATCGTGCCTCTTATTGGCGTTGCTATCTACTCTGTTGCATCTATTGCGGGTCAAACAGCAGCCTCCCTTGTTGTCGATCGCATCGGGCTTACAGGTGGCGGAAAGAAACACATCACACCTCGTCGTATTGCCGCCGCATTCTTCACTGTCTTTGCAGTCTTTATCTCGGTCTATGACCGTATCGATGCACGAAATCTCTCACTCATTGCAGTCTTTATGGGATGTGTTGCAGGTGCGATTGTTGGCGTGCAGCGTGCAATGAATGGTCAGATCAATGAGTATTCACATCAAAGTTTCACCACATCGCTACTCAACTTCATTATGGGAACGACATTTCTTGTGATTTTCTTAAGTATCTTGGTACTTATCAACTCAGAAGAACTTGTTCCACTTCCAGCAGGTCCTTGGTGGATTTACACAGGTGGTGTCATCGGAGTTATCTATATTGCTTTCACATCAACAATTGTTCAACATCTTGGCGTTCTCACATTCACACTCTTTAGCGTGGGCGGTCAATTAGTGGGTTCACTCTTGATTGATCTCTACTCACCAACATATGGCGTGCAGGTATCTATGTATTTGGTGACAGGAATTGCTATGACCTATGTGGGAGTTATCGTTGGCGGCGTGAATAATTCACAAGGCCGGAAACGATTGACCCACAAATAA